The Raphanus sativus cultivar WK10039 chromosome 2, ASM80110v3, whole genome shotgun sequence genome includes a region encoding these proteins:
- the LOC108821680 gene encoding vacuole membrane protein KMS1, with product MGSAAADSSSSSDVAISALREKHEKEVENLTLTSQPFNTLRLFVEATVLYMKRSISYLLAHGGWFMLLTTLFVASGVLLVTVDGPHGKHVEEVLEYVRYSLWWIALGVASSIGLGSGLHTFVLYLGPHIALFTLKATQCGRLDLKSAPYDTIQFKRVPSWLDKSCSEFGPPLMISAAGSRVPLTSILPQVQLEAILWGIGTALGELPPYFISRAASLSGDGMEELEASSSEDSGFMAANLNRVKRWLLTHSQHLNFFTVLVLASVPNPLFDLAGIMCGQFGIPFWEFFLATLIGKAIIKTHIQTIFIICVCNNQLLDWMENEMIWILSHVPGLADVLPGLIDKLHAMKEKYIDVSPPVPSHIKVKKWDFSFASIWNGIVWLMLLNFFVKIVTATAQRHLKKKQEKEVAALAHSD from the exons ATGGGATCCGCCGCTGCAGacagttcttcttcttctgatgtTGCCATCTCAG CTCTGCGTGAGAAGCATGAGAAGGAAGTAGAGAATCTAACACTGACCTCACAACCTTTTAACACATTGAGGCTGTTTGTTGAGGCTACTGTTCTGTACATGAAGCGATCCATATCGTATCTGCTTGCTCATGGAGGTTGGTTCATGCTTCTGACCACTTTGTTTGTGGCATCTGGAGTCTTGCTTGTGACTGTTGATGGACCTCATGGAAAA CATGTTGAAGAAGTATTAGAGTATGTCAGATACAGCTTATGGTGGATAGCACTTGGCGTTGCCTCTTCTATTGGTCTTG GATCTGGTCTCCACACTTTTGTTCTCTATTTGGGTCCGCACATTGCATTGTTCACTCTCAAAGCAACTCAATGTGGCCGTCTTGATCTGAAATCTGCACCTTACGATACGATACAGTTCAAACGAGTCCCCTCGTGGCTCGACAAGTCTTGTTCAGAATTTGGGCCTCCTCTAATGATATCAGCCGCTGGATCTCGGGTTCCACTCACCAGCATATTGCCACAAGTCCAGTTGGAAGCGATTCTGTGGGGTATCGGAACAGCTCTTGGGGAGCTTCCTCCATATTTCATCTCCAGGGCAG CTAGCCTTTCTGGGGATGGAATGGAAGAGTTAGAAGCTTCATCATCTGAAGATAGTGGGTTTATGGCGGCTAACCTGAACCGGGTTAAGCGCTGGCTATTAACACATTCACAGCACTTGAATTTCTTTACCGTCTTGGTTCTTGCTTCG GTTCCAAATCCTCTGTTTGACCTGGCTGGTATCATGTGTGGACAGTTTGGAATTCCATTTTGGGAATTTTTTCTGGCGACTTTAATAGGAAAGGCGATCATCAAAACTCACATACAG aCAATATTTATCATCTGTGTCTGTAATAACCAACTGCTGGACTGGATGGAGAACGAGATGATCTGGATACTTAGTCATGTCCCTGGTTTGGCTGATGTATTACCTGGACTCATTGACAAACTCCACGCCATGAAAGAAAAGTATATTGATGTGTCACCTCCTGTTCCATCTCATATCAAG GTGAAAAAGTGGGATTTTTCGTTTGCGTCCATCTGGAATGGGATAGTGTGGCTGATGCTCCTCAACTTCTTCGTCAAGATTGTGACCGCAACTGCACAGAgacacttgaagaagaagcaagagaaaGAAGTAGCTGCTTTGGCTCATTCTGATTGA